Proteins co-encoded in one Oligoflexus sp. genomic window:
- a CDS encoding saccharopine dehydrogenase family protein, whose protein sequence is MQTAFDIVIYGATGFTGRLASQYLTRAGHAEGLRVAIAGRNQEKLQAVAASCDRKPQIIIADSNRPETIEAMVQKTKVVLTFAGPFAIHGEPVVAACAKYGRDYLDITGETPFIRSMIDRYQAEAEKTGSRLIPFSGFDSIPADLTVYLALAAARSRGFVLDDLSLYYQIRGGLNGGTLESALNIAEHSSGREVFDPNILIPDPNWSRGPRPDLKPRFEPVLQRWSAPFFMGPINKAVVRRSSWLRAKQGKVDSPFQYEERMVVGKKLGPVQAGVATGVLAGFSVLSGNSLGRSLLRRFGPKPGEGPSDEARKNGFFRGQLVGRSQGLCKLIVRMEREGDPGNDVTIALACETARLAAENAFAPNAKGFITPTVAFGDQLTKRLEQAGFRFRTEFV, encoded by the coding sequence ATGCAGACTGCGTTTGATATCGTTATCTATGGCGCCACTGGCTTCACGGGCCGTCTTGCCTCCCAGTATTTAACCCGTGCCGGTCATGCTGAAGGATTGCGCGTGGCCATAGCCGGACGAAATCAAGAAAAGCTGCAGGCCGTGGCCGCATCCTGTGATCGCAAACCACAAATCATCATCGCTGATTCCAATCGTCCGGAAACCATCGAAGCGATGGTTCAGAAAACCAAAGTCGTTCTTACCTTCGCCGGGCCCTTTGCCATTCACGGCGAGCCCGTGGTCGCCGCCTGCGCGAAGTACGGCCGTGATTATCTCGACATCACCGGCGAAACACCCTTCATTCGCAGCATGATCGACCGCTACCAGGCGGAGGCCGAAAAAACCGGATCGCGACTCATTCCTTTCAGCGGCTTCGATTCGATCCCTGCTGATCTTACCGTATACCTTGCACTCGCAGCCGCACGCAGCCGCGGCTTCGTCCTTGATGACCTCAGTCTTTACTATCAGATCCGCGGCGGCCTGAACGGGGGCACGCTTGAGTCCGCTTTGAATATCGCCGAACACAGCAGCGGCCGCGAAGTCTTCGATCCCAATATTCTGATCCCGGATCCGAACTGGTCACGCGGTCCCCGGCCCGACCTGAAACCGCGCTTCGAACCTGTCCTGCAGCGCTGGTCAGCGCCTTTTTTCATGGGCCCCATAAATAAAGCCGTCGTCCGCCGCTCGTCGTGGCTGCGCGCGAAGCAGGGGAAAGTCGATAGCCCTTTTCAATACGAAGAGCGCATGGTGGTCGGCAAAAAACTCGGTCCGGTACAAGCAGGCGTTGCAACCGGAGTCCTGGCTGGCTTCAGTGTGCTCAGCGGCAATTCCCTGGGCCGCAGTCTTTTGCGTCGCTTCGGTCCCAAACCCGGCGAGGGCCCATCGGATGAGGCGCGGAAGAACGGTTTTTTCCGCGGCCAACTCGTGGGCCGTAGCCAGGGACTTTGCAAACTCATCGTGCGCATGGAACGCGAAGGCGATCCCGGCAATGATGTGACCATCGCGCTGGCCTGTGAAACGGCGCGCTTGGCAGCGGAGAATGCCTTTGCACCGAATGCCAAAGGCTTCATCACGCCGACCGTGGCCTTTGGCGATCAGTTAACCAAACGTTTGGAACAGGCTGGATTCCGTTTCCGTACGGAATTCGTCTGA
- a CDS encoding crotonase/enoyl-CoA hydratase family protein: MNEAKILVERHGSILTIGINRPAKRNAIDVEMFFEMATAYGVLDQDPELRVGIVHAVGDHFCAGLDLPKWQDIITNGRMPEYPEGSCDPFAMADGRICRKPIIFAVQGICYTFGVETMLAADVRIAARDTRFAQLEVKRGIFPFGGATVRLVHEIGWGHAMRYLLTGDEMSAEEAYRLGLVQELVEPGQQLDRAMQLASSIAAQAPLAVQATLASARESLRDGEDLAFAGLFPRLMQLSGSEDVKEGLQAFMERRPGAFAGR; encoded by the coding sequence ATGAACGAAGCCAAAATACTGGTCGAACGTCATGGTTCCATTCTCACGATCGGGATCAATCGTCCGGCCAAACGCAATGCCATCGACGTGGAGATGTTTTTTGAGATGGCCACCGCCTATGGTGTGCTCGATCAGGATCCCGAATTGCGGGTCGGGATCGTGCATGCGGTCGGTGATCATTTCTGCGCTGGGCTCGATCTTCCCAAGTGGCAGGACATTATCACCAACGGGCGCATGCCCGAGTATCCGGAAGGATCCTGCGATCCTTTCGCGATGGCCGATGGCCGCATCTGTCGGAAGCCTATCATCTTTGCCGTCCAGGGGATCTGCTATACCTTTGGCGTGGAAACGATGCTGGCGGCGGATGTTCGCATCGCAGCCCGTGACACCCGCTTTGCACAGCTTGAGGTGAAGCGCGGGATTTTTCCCTTTGGCGGCGCGACTGTAAGGCTTGTGCATGAAATCGGCTGGGGCCATGCCATGCGCTATCTTCTGACCGGGGATGAAATGTCGGCGGAGGAAGCGTATCGACTGGGACTGGTTCAGGAACTTGTGGAACCCGGTCAGCAGCTGGATCGAGCCATGCAGCTGGCGTCTTCGATTGCGGCCCAGGCTCCGCTTGCTGTTCAGGCCACGCTTGCGTCGGCGAGGGAGTCGTTGCGTGATGGCGAAGATCTCGCATTCGCCGGACTTTTCCCAAGGCTCATGCAGCTTTCAGGCTCGGAAGACGTCAAGGAAGGTCTGCAGGCTTTCATGGAACGCCGTCCAGGAGCCTTTGCCGGCCGTTGA
- a CDS encoding acyl-CoA dehydrogenase family protein, translating to MLQDFRAEVRQWLEANCPASMRTPTMEEEEVWGGRKEQFKNPESKVWLERMAAKGWTAPEWPKAYGGGGLKPQEALILKEEMQRLGCRPPLLSFGIWMLGPVLLQYGTEEQKKKHLPEIVQGKVRWCQGYSEPAAGSDLASLQTRAELVGDQFIINGSKVWTSYADSSDWIFCLVRTDPNAGKQQGISFMLIDMNQPGVKAEPIRLISGASPFCEVFFSDAKTSKDNLIGPLNGGWQIAKALLTHERQAISEINKKASELPLEIQAKHKLPTRNGQLADEHFRQRLAAWHMDNTAFEWTLEREMSLQKAGHSPGAASSMFKLYGTELNKRKYELMMEVSGFQSLIWEGAGDEKDRQATRDWLRSKGNSIEGGTSEIQLNVIAKRVLGLP from the coding sequence ATGCTCCAGGATTTTCGCGCCGAGGTTCGTCAGTGGCTGGAAGCCAATTGCCCGGCTTCCATGCGAACGCCGACTATGGAAGAGGAAGAGGTTTGGGGTGGACGGAAGGAACAATTCAAAAACCCTGAATCGAAAGTCTGGCTGGAACGTATGGCCGCCAAAGGCTGGACCGCACCCGAGTGGCCCAAGGCCTATGGCGGCGGTGGCTTGAAACCCCAGGAAGCTTTGATCCTGAAAGAGGAAATGCAAAGGCTCGGCTGTCGGCCACCGCTTTTGAGTTTCGGCATCTGGATGCTCGGTCCTGTGCTTTTGCAGTATGGAACCGAAGAGCAGAAGAAAAAACACCTACCCGAGATCGTTCAGGGCAAGGTGCGCTGGTGCCAGGGCTACAGCGAACCCGCAGCCGGTTCCGACCTCGCCAGCCTGCAAACCCGGGCCGAGCTGGTCGGTGATCAGTTCATCATCAACGGCTCGAAAGTCTGGACGTCCTATGCCGATTCCTCGGACTGGATCTTTTGCCTTGTGCGCACCGATCCGAATGCGGGCAAGCAGCAGGGCATCAGCTTCATGCTGATTGATATGAATCAGCCGGGCGTCAAAGCCGAACCGATTCGTCTGATCAGCGGGGCCTCGCCATTCTGCGAAGTCTTCTTCAGCGACGCCAAAACTTCGAAGGATAACCTGATCGGTCCTTTGAATGGCGGCTGGCAGATTGCCAAGGCGCTCTTGACCCACGAACGCCAGGCCATCAGTGAAATCAATAAAAAGGCCAGTGAATTGCCTCTGGAAATTCAGGCCAAGCATAAACTTCCCACCCGCAACGGGCAGCTCGCGGATGAACATTTCCGTCAGCGCCTTGCCGCCTGGCACATGGATAACACCGCTTTCGAATGGACTCTGGAACGCGAGATGTCCCTGCAAAAAGCTGGACATTCCCCGGGCGCCGCGTCATCCATGTTCAAACTCTATGGCACCGAGCTCAACAAAAGGAAGTATGAGCTGATGATGGAGGTCAGCGGCTTTCAAAGTCTGATCTGGGAAGGCGCCGGGGACGAAAAAGATCGTCAGGCCACCCGCGATTGGCTGCGGTCCAAAGGCAATTCGATCGAAGGGGGCACCAGCGAAATTCAGCTGAATGTCATCGCCAAACGTGTGCTGGGATTACCCTGA
- a CDS encoding acyl-CoA dehydrogenase family protein → MMNWDMTDEEKLLKVSAANFFREKMPINHLRRIRDTNDPLGFPREAWQDMASLGWTGILIDEDHGGLNFGFRGLGLILEAAGRQLAATPLLSTVAGASRLLQKNANLEQKETLLPAIAAGETIIALAHDEGQHHGQDISTHATLQGGKYVIQGRKSLVLDAALADQILVLARTDQGLGWFLVPHKTQGLQWEHFRLIDGRPAAHLSLQRVEVPASARIGTMKDATASYEDLRNACAVGLATEMLGAATAAFEMTLAYLKERKQFGVAIGTFQALQHRMANLYCELEVSRSVVQRALAALDEDHAKTTVFASLAKGKLNDVMHAVATESIQLHGGIGMTDEHNIGFFLKRSRINNELFGSASFHRDRYAKALEF, encoded by the coding sequence ATGATGAACTGGGATATGACCGACGAAGAAAAACTCTTGAAAGTCTCCGCTGCGAATTTCTTTCGCGAAAAAATGCCCATCAATCACCTTCGGCGCATCCGGGACACCAATGATCCCCTGGGATTTCCGCGCGAAGCCTGGCAGGACATGGCGAGTCTCGGCTGGACCGGGATCCTGATTGATGAAGATCATGGCGGTCTGAATTTTGGTTTCCGCGGCCTGGGCCTGATTTTGGAAGCGGCCGGACGTCAGCTGGCAGCCACGCCCCTTCTTTCCACCGTCGCCGGCGCCAGTCGCCTTCTGCAAAAAAATGCGAACCTGGAGCAAAAGGAAACCCTTCTGCCGGCCATCGCCGCCGGTGAAACGATCATCGCCCTGGCTCATGACGAAGGCCAGCACCATGGTCAGGACATCAGCACGCACGCCACCCTGCAGGGCGGAAAATACGTGATTCAGGGCCGGAAATCCCTGGTTTTGGACGCTGCCCTTGCCGATCAAATCCTGGTGCTGGCACGCACGGATCAGGGCCTCGGCTGGTTCCTCGTCCCGCACAAAACTCAGGGCCTTCAGTGGGAACACTTCCGTTTGATCGATGGTCGTCCGGCCGCGCACCTCAGTCTGCAGCGCGTCGAGGTTCCCGCGTCCGCCCGCATCGGCACCATGAAAGATGCGACCGCGTCCTATGAAGACCTGCGCAATGCCTGTGCCGTGGGCCTCGCCACTGAAATGCTGGGAGCGGCCACGGCTGCCTTTGAAATGACCCTGGCCTATCTGAAAGAACGCAAACAATTCGGTGTGGCCATCGGCACATTCCAGGCCCTGCAGCATCGGATGGCGAATCTTTACTGCGAACTCGAGGTCTCGCGCTCCGTTGTGCAAAGAGCCCTGGCGGCGCTGGATGAGGATCATGCGAAGACCACCGTGTTCGCGAGCCTCGCCAAGGGCAAGCTCAATGATGTGATGCACGCCGTCGCCACCGAGAGCATTCAGCTGCATGGCGGCATCGGCATGACCGATGAGCATAACATCGGCTTTTTCCTGAAGCGAAGCCGCATCAATAACGAACTCTTCGGCAGCGCGAGCTTCCATCGGGATCGTTACGCCAAAGCCCTGGAGTTTTAA
- a CDS encoding BamA/TamA family outer membrane protein: MRLPLVLVSCFATASLWAAEGAPPADPPLSRFLPILFYTPDTGVGAGGFLIRNLDNPESGDPSQLIAFATITQKSQIISVAEPKIYWDQGRWEWAGKISGQDFPSEYYGRGQAEVKPDDAEAYNDKRFGLETRLKNIVYDGLFWELELGANWQRFTENHKDEPTPLVDAEFERWGHKAHQQFVSAALGHDNRSSRVRATSGHLIRAFYRHHNFKTDEDRGNYGTLGLDWKQYMTLTEKQSLALQLYAAEMDREDVPFYLLQGLGGNQVLRGFYGNQFRDYAVTYAQTEWRTLWTPSWGFRVFAGVGAHADRLSAIEDSSVKTAGGLGIDYFLDPRSMNNLRLDVGLSQDNVGVYFLYGNAF; the protein is encoded by the coding sequence ATGCGGCTTCCGCTCGTTCTGGTTTCCTGCTTTGCAACAGCCTCGCTGTGGGCTGCGGAGGGGGCTCCTCCAGCTGATCCTCCTCTCTCGCGTTTTCTGCCTATTCTTTTCTATACGCCTGATACGGGCGTCGGTGCCGGCGGATTTTTGATTCGCAATCTTGATAATCCGGAAAGCGGTGATCCTTCGCAGCTGATCGCCTTTGCGACGATCACTCAGAAGAGTCAGATTATTTCCGTGGCCGAACCTAAAATTTACTGGGACCAGGGCCGCTGGGAATGGGCCGGGAAAATTTCAGGCCAGGACTTTCCGAGTGAATATTATGGTCGCGGCCAGGCCGAGGTCAAACCCGACGACGCCGAAGCCTATAATGACAAACGCTTCGGCCTGGAAACCCGGCTGAAGAATATCGTCTACGATGGACTTTTCTGGGAACTGGAACTCGGGGCCAACTGGCAGCGCTTCACCGAAAATCATAAGGACGAGCCCACGCCCCTGGTCGATGCGGAATTCGAGCGCTGGGGTCACAAGGCTCACCAGCAGTTCGTCAGCGCGGCCCTGGGCCATGATAATCGCAGCAGTCGCGTGCGGGCCACCTCCGGGCATCTGATCCGCGCTTTCTATCGTCATCATAACTTCAAGACGGATGAAGATCGCGGGAACTATGGAACCCTCGGCCTTGACTGGAAGCAGTATATGACCCTGACGGAAAAACAGTCTCTGGCCCTGCAGCTCTATGCCGCCGAGATGGATCGCGAGGACGTGCCCTTTTATCTGCTGCAGGGTCTTGGTGGCAACCAGGTGCTGCGCGGATTCTATGGCAATCAGTTCCGTGACTATGCGGTCACCTACGCGCAAACGGAGTGGCGAACGCTTTGGACGCCATCATGGGGTTTTCGCGTCTTTGCCGGTGTGGGTGCGCATGCGGATCGTCTGAGTGCGATCGAGGACAGCTCAGTCAAAACCGCCGGCGGTCTGGGGATCGATTACTTCCTCGATCCCAGAAGCATGAATAACCTGCGTTTGGATGTGGGTTTGAGTCAGGACAACGTGGGCGTTTACTTTCTCTACGGTAATGCCTTTTAA
- a CDS encoding HAD family phosphatase — protein MQECNAVIFDLGGVLLDINYQATEKALRGLLGPQSDRYYLQTKQSPLFDDLETGRIQPDQFYQGISDLAGTLLQAPAIMEAWNAMLGRMPRARMDFVQKVAARRRVFLLSNTNAIHKAAFDAIIAEDLPGQTFDTYFEAAYYSHLIGLRKPHPEVYRFVTDRHGLDPARTLFIDDNKENVEGARQAGLLAFHLKGDLLQAPLDFLTR, from the coding sequence ATGCAAGAGTGTAATGCCGTCATTTTTGATTTAGGCGGCGTACTGCTCGATATCAACTATCAAGCGACCGAAAAGGCTTTGCGCGGACTTTTGGGCCCGCAAAGCGATCGTTATTATCTGCAGACCAAACAGAGTCCTCTGTTTGATGATCTGGAAACAGGACGTATCCAGCCCGATCAATTTTATCAAGGGATTTCGGATCTGGCCGGCACGCTTCTGCAGGCGCCGGCTATCATGGAGGCCTGGAATGCGATGCTGGGGCGCATGCCGCGCGCACGCATGGACTTTGTGCAAAAAGTCGCCGCCCGCCGCCGGGTTTTCCTGCTGAGCAACACCAACGCCATTCACAAGGCCGCGTTCGATGCCATCATCGCCGAGGATCTTCCGGGACAGACGTTCGATACGTATTTTGAAGCAGCTTATTATTCGCATCTGATTGGACTCCGGAAACCTCATCCCGAGGTTTATCGTTTTGTCACGGACCGTCATGGTCTGGATCCGGCGCGGACTCTTTTCATCGATGACAATAAGGAGAACGTGGAAGGCGCGCGGCAGGCCGGGCTTTTGGCCTTTCACCTGAAGGGCGATCTGCTGCAAGCCCCGCTCGACTTTCTCACTCGTTAA
- a CDS encoding SDR family oxidoreductase, which produces MTEKWAIVTGASGGIGLDIARILAARSYHLVLVARSEDKLKDAQEELSAGGSKVKVVALDLAQVGAAEKLVHETDRWGIVPEVLINNAGIGAWGPFLDSTFDEVKGMVDLNVQALAQLSHLYGRKMRERRLGYMLQVASTAAFQPLPSYAVYAATKSFVLSFSRALNYEGREFGISSTALCPGPTSTSFFDRAHHKLNKQFQALMMDSSEVARQGVEAMFAREESHVAGFLNRVGASLLPRVMPAKFLVRGAALFMK; this is translated from the coding sequence ATGACAGAAAAATGGGCGATCGTCACGGGCGCTTCCGGTGGAATCGGTTTGGATATCGCAAGGATTCTGGCGGCACGGAGTTATCATCTGGTGCTGGTCGCCCGCTCCGAGGACAAGCTGAAGGACGCTCAGGAGGAATTGAGCGCAGGCGGGAGCAAGGTCAAGGTCGTGGCCCTGGACCTGGCCCAGGTCGGTGCCGCGGAAAAACTGGTGCATGAGACCGACAGGTGGGGCATCGTGCCCGAGGTCCTGATCAACAACGCTGGCATCGGAGCCTGGGGCCCCTTTTTGGATAGCACCTTTGATGAAGTCAAAGGCATGGTGGATCTGAACGTCCAGGCCCTGGCTCAGCTCTCGCATCTTTATGGACGCAAAATGCGCGAGCGGCGCCTCGGTTATATGCTGCAGGTCGCTTCCACGGCTGCGTTTCAACCACTGCCATCCTATGCGGTGTATGCGGCCACGAAAAGTTTTGTTCTCAGCTTTTCCCGCGCTCTGAACTATGAGGGACGGGAATTCGGGATCAGTTCCACGGCGCTGTGCCCCGGCCCTACATCGACCTCGTTCTTCGATCGGGCGCATCATAAGCTGAACAAGCAGTTCCAGGCTTTGATGATGGACTCCAGCGAAGTCGCACGTCAGGGCGTGGAGGCGATGTTTGCTCGCGAGGAAAGCCATGTCGCAGGATTTTTGAACAGAGTCGGCGCCTCGCTCCTGCCGCGGGTGATGCCGGCGAAGTTTCTGGTTCGTGGCGCCGCCCTCTTCATGAAATAA
- a CDS encoding serpin family protein encodes MSVTSRLSLFLTAFLLATPAYLGAAQGPDQVPDAPPTTAAARANNEFGWNVFEEIRGAQLKNENMLFSPLSAWLALSLASNGAEQETLQEIQTALRTDQYSLVQTNPLVRDLIRSLVSAERSGEVLRIANAVWVNSDSFDLAEKFQADAQTFYSILPDEEVVTSASFREASTLQNINNWVSKSTGGMIPSILDKLDPDMASILLNALYFQAQWLHPFSALLTGNDSFQLADGSSKTVAMMQESHMGVPFATNGEYKMISLAFRKGTMASGEGEVGRYLLDVVIPETADRSIFAFERNDYQSLIQDMQPGIVRVEIPKFQFSFEKSLTAALQAIGIQRAFRPGQAQLAPLGTPKGEGEAFISDVLQKTAVEMDENGFKAAAVTAVIVGTTAEPIPTAEFIADRPFFIALRDRVTGALLFQGIIANPE; translated from the coding sequence ATGAGCGTCACGTCCCGCTTGTCCCTGTTTCTGACCGCGTTTCTTCTGGCGACGCCAGCCTATTTAGGAGCCGCGCAGGGCCCGGATCAGGTGCCCGATGCGCCTCCGACCACGGCAGCGGCGCGCGCAAACAATGAATTCGGCTGGAACGTCTTTGAAGAAATCCGAGGCGCGCAGCTGAAAAATGAAAACATGCTCTTCTCCCCGCTCAGCGCCTGGCTGGCCCTTTCCCTGGCCAGCAACGGGGCCGAACAGGAAACCCTGCAGGAAATCCAAACGGCGCTCCGCACCGATCAATATTCCCTGGTGCAGACCAATCCTTTGGTGCGGGATCTTATTCGAAGCCTTGTGTCTGCGGAACGCAGCGGGGAAGTCCTCCGCATTGCCAATGCTGTCTGGGTGAACAGTGACAGCTTCGATCTTGCGGAAAAATTCCAGGCGGATGCACAGACGTTTTATTCCATCCTGCCTGATGAAGAGGTGGTGACCAGCGCATCCTTCCGCGAGGCTTCCACGCTGCAGAACATCAATAACTGGGTGAGCAAGAGCACGGGCGGCATGATTCCGAGCATCCTGGACAAGCTTGATCCCGACATGGCTTCGATCCTGCTCAACGCCCTTTATTTCCAGGCGCAGTGGCTGCACCCTTTCAGTGCGCTGCTGACGGGAAATGATAGCTTCCAACTGGCCGATGGAAGCAGCAAAACTGTAGCCATGATGCAGGAAAGCCACATGGGCGTTCCCTTCGCGACCAATGGCGAATATAAGATGATCTCGCTCGCCTTCCGCAAAGGCACCATGGCGAGCGGCGAAGGTGAAGTCGGTCGCTATCTTTTGGATGTCGTCATTCCCGAGACGGCTGATCGTTCCATCTTTGCGTTTGAACGCAATGATTATCAGTCCCTCATCCAGGATATGCAGCCCGGAATCGTGCGGGTCGAGATTCCCAAATTTCAATTCTCGTTTGAAAAATCCCTGACAGCGGCCCTTCAGGCGATTGGAATTCAGCGCGCCTTCCGTCCTGGTCAGGCTCAGTTGGCTCCGCTTGGAACACCGAAAGGGGAAGGGGAGGCCTTTATCAGCGATGTGCTGCAAAAAACGGCGGTCGAGATGGATGAGAATGGCTTCAAGGCAGCGGCTGTGACGGCGGTGATTGTCGGCACCACGGCCGAGCCCATTCCAACGGCGGAATTTATCGCGGATCGACCCTTCTTCATCGCCCTGCGTGATCGGGTCACGGGAGCCCTGCTTTTCCAGGGGATTATTGCCAATCCTGAGTAA